One genomic segment of Musa acuminata AAA Group cultivar baxijiao chromosome BXJ3-3, Cavendish_Baxijiao_AAA, whole genome shotgun sequence includes these proteins:
- the LOC135633571 gene encoding probable magnesium transporter NIPA4 isoform X2, producing MAPADTASAGSWVESYTGMSSDNIKGLVLALSSSFFIGASFIVKKKGLKKAGASGVRAGAGGYSYLYEPLWWAGMITMIVGEVANFAAYAFAPAILVTPLGALSIIISAVLAHIILRERLHIFGILGCALCVVGSTTIVLHAPQEREIESVTEVWDLATEPAFLFYAATVLLAAFILIFHFVPKYGQTHIMVYIGVCSLVGSLSVMSVKALGIALKLTFSGMNQLAYSQTWVFTIIVVVCILTQMNYLNKVWKKFLSS from the exons ATGGCGCCCGCCGACACGGCGTCCGCGGGGAGTTGGGTCGAGTCGTACACCGGCATGTCCTCCGATAACATCAAGGGTTTGGTTCTCGCGCTCTCCTCGAGCTTCTTTATCGGTGCCAGTTTTATCGTCAAGAAGAAGGGGTTGAAGAAGGCCGGCGCTTCCGGAGTTAGAGCAG GAGCTGGTGGATATTCTTACTTGTATGAACCACTTTGGTGGGCAGGCATGATAACAA TGATTGTTGGAGAAGTTGCTAATTTTGCTGCATATGCATTTGCTCCAGCTATTCTGGTCACTCCTCTTGGTGCCCTTAGCATAATAATCAG TGCTGTTCTTGCACATATCATTCTACGGGAGAGGCTGCATATCTTTGGCATCCTTGGTTGTGCTCTTTGTGTTGTGGGATCAACAACAATTGTTCTACATGCCCCTCAGGAGCGTGAGATTGAGTCTGTGACCGAAGTCTGGGATTTGGCAACTGAACCAG CTTTTCTATTCTATGCAGCAACAGTGCTTCTTGCAGCTTTTATACTCATATTTCATTTCGTTCCCAAGTATGGGCAAACACATATTATGGTTTACATTGGTGTTTGCTCTCTTGTGGGGTCTCTCTCG GTTATGAGTGTGAAAGCTCTTGGAATAGCTCTCAAGTTGACATTTTCAGGAATGAACCAGTTGGCTTATTCCCAAACTTGGGTGTTCACAATCATAGTCGTTGTTTGTATCCTTACCCAGATGAACTATTTGAACAAAGTATGGAAGAAGTTTCTGA GCTCTTGA